A genome region from Neptunomonas japonica JAMM 1380 includes the following:
- the gpt gene encoding xanthine phosphoribosyltransferase, with product MGQSPYSKDFPVTWEELHRNSRALSWRLLELGPWKGIIAITRGGLVPAAILARELDIRLIDTVCVTSYGVNDEGDAAMHQGELNILKSVEGDGEGFLLVDDLVDTGKTARCVREMLPKAHFVTLYAKPAGRPLVDTYAMEVSQDTWIRFPWDMEYTFSTPLADRTNNPG from the coding sequence ATGGGACAGTCGCCATACAGTAAAGATTTTCCAGTAACTTGGGAGGAGCTGCATCGCAACTCCCGCGCGCTATCATGGCGATTGCTGGAGCTAGGTCCGTGGAAAGGTATTATCGCCATCACTCGTGGAGGCTTAGTGCCTGCTGCTATTCTCGCTCGTGAGCTAGATATTCGTTTGATCGATACTGTATGCGTTACCAGCTATGGTGTTAACGACGAAGGCGATGCAGCAATGCACCAGGGAGAGCTGAACATTCTTAAAAGTGTCGAAGGCGATGGCGAAGGCTTTTTGCTGGTAGATGACCTCGTTGATACGGGTAAAACAGCGCGCTGTGTACGTGAAATGCTACCAAAAGCACATTTCGTAACGCTCTATGCCAAACCTGCTGGCCGCCCGTTGGTTGATACGTATGCGATGGAAGTCAGTCAGGATACTTGGATTAGATTCCCGTGGGATATGGAGTACACCTTCTCAACGCCGTTAGCCGATAGAACAAACAACCCGGGCTGA
- a CDS encoding BMP family ABC transporter substrate-binding protein — MKKIVLKKLLTGLIAGVGLVATLGAQAADPFKVGFVYVGPVGDHGWSYQHDQGRLAVEKHFGDKVKTTYVENVPEGADAERVIRNLAKTGHDLIFTTSFGFMNPTLKVAKRFPKVTFEHATGYKLKKNVGTYISNTYEGRYIAGFTAAKMTKSNKIGYIASFPIPEVIRDINAVQMALNKYNPDAELKIIWVNSWFDPGKEADAANAMMDQGVDVILQHTDSPAAMQAANRRGAYAVGQASDMSSFGEKAHILSVVDNWSPFYIKRVQQVMDGTWKSEDHWGGMAEEEIVIPEFSDSVPQDVVAEAQALIAQIKAGTLHPFAGPIKNQAGELKVAEGEILPHGDMAGMNWYVEGVPGEIPR; from the coding sequence ATGAAAAAAATCGTGTTGAAAAAACTCCTAACCGGCTTAATTGCTGGCGTAGGTTTAGTAGCAACATTAGGTGCTCAAGCCGCTGACCCTTTCAAAGTAGGTTTTGTATACGTAGGGCCTGTAGGTGATCATGGTTGGAGTTATCAACATGACCAGGGACGTTTGGCTGTTGAGAAGCATTTTGGCGATAAGGTAAAAACAACCTATGTTGAGAATGTACCTGAAGGTGCTGATGCTGAGCGCGTTATCCGTAACCTTGCTAAAACTGGCCACGACCTAATTTTTACAACTTCGTTTGGTTTTATGAACCCAACGTTGAAAGTTGCTAAGCGCTTTCCTAAAGTGACATTTGAACATGCGACGGGCTATAAGTTAAAGAAAAATGTCGGTACTTACATATCGAATACCTATGAAGGCCGTTATATCGCAGGTTTTACTGCTGCAAAAATGACCAAGTCTAACAAAATCGGCTATATCGCCTCTTTCCCTATACCTGAAGTTATTCGTGATATTAACGCGGTACAGATGGCGTTGAATAAGTATAATCCGGATGCTGAATTAAAAATTATTTGGGTTAATAGCTGGTTCGATCCAGGTAAAGAAGCAGATGCCGCTAATGCTATGATGGATCAGGGTGTGGATGTTATTTTGCAACACACTGATAGCCCAGCAGCAATGCAGGCAGCCAATAGACGTGGTGCCTATGCAGTAGGTCAGGCTTCTGATATGTCTAGCTTTGGTGAAAAAGCGCACATCCTTTCAGTTGTGGATAACTGGTCTCCCTTCTACATTAAACGCGTTCAGCAAGTGATGGATGGTACGTGGAAGTCTGAAGATCATTGGGGTGGCATGGCTGAAGAAGAGATTGTTATTCCTGAGTTCAGTGATAGTGTCCCTCAAGATGTTGTAGCAGAAGCTCAAGCGTTGATTGCTCAAATTAAAGCAGGAACTCTACACCCATTTGCGGGTCCGATTAAAAACCAGGCGGGTGAACTTAAAGTAGCCGAAGGCGAGATTTTACCGCACGGTGATATGGCAGGCATGAACTGGTATGTAGAAGGTGTTCCAGGTGAAATTCCTCGTTAA
- a CDS encoding adenosine deaminase, with the protein MTEFITQLPKAELHLHLEGSLEPELMLKLAQRNKLFLPYDDIAAIKAAYEFGNLQDFLDIYYQGANVLQTEQDFFDLTWAYLLRCKEQGVVHTEPCFDPQTHTDRGIPFPVVVNGISAALKQGQTQLGISSYLILSFLRHLPEEAAFKTLEMALPYRDQFIAVGLDSSEMGHPPEKFERVFAKARAEGFKAVAHAGEEGPAAYVWSALDLLSVDRIDHGVRAFEDAKLIQRLIDEQVPLTVCPLSNTRLKVFADMADHTILKMLDQGVMVTVNSDDPAYFGGYVAENYQAIYESLAMTPAQLQQLAINSIKASFLPQDVKNSIILQVESVGI; encoded by the coding sequence ATGACCGAGTTTATTACACAGCTCCCTAAAGCTGAATTGCATCTTCATCTTGAAGGTAGTTTAGAACCCGAGCTAATGTTAAAGCTTGCGCAGCGTAATAAACTGTTTTTACCTTATGATGATATAGCGGCCATTAAAGCCGCCTATGAGTTTGGTAATTTGCAGGACTTTCTTGATATTTATTACCAAGGCGCCAATGTATTACAGACGGAACAAGATTTTTTCGATCTGACTTGGGCCTACCTTTTACGCTGCAAAGAGCAAGGCGTGGTGCATACAGAGCCATGCTTTGATCCGCAAACACATACTGACCGAGGTATTCCTTTTCCCGTTGTGGTCAACGGTATTAGCGCGGCATTAAAGCAGGGGCAAACGCAGTTAGGTATCAGTAGTTATCTGATACTCTCATTTTTACGCCATTTACCCGAAGAAGCTGCTTTTAAAACGCTCGAGATGGCGTTGCCATATCGTGATCAGTTTATTGCTGTGGGTCTTGATAGTTCTGAAATGGGTCATCCTCCAGAGAAATTTGAGCGTGTATTTGCCAAAGCGCGCGCTGAAGGCTTTAAAGCGGTGGCCCATGCTGGCGAAGAAGGGCCGGCAGCTTATGTGTGGTCAGCGTTAGATCTTCTTAGTGTCGATCGTATCGATCATGGTGTGCGTGCTTTTGAAGATGCTAAGCTGATACAACGTTTGATCGATGAACAGGTTCCACTGACGGTTTGCCCATTATCAAATACACGTTTAAAAGTATTTGCCGATATGGCTGACCACACAATACTAAAAATGCTAGATCAAGGTGTCATGGTGACGGTGAACTCTGATGACCCCGCTTATTTTGGTGGTTATGTGGCTGAAAACTACCAAGCAATATATGAATCATTAGCGATGACGCCTGCTCAGTTACAACAGCTAGCGATTAATAGTATTAAGGCGAGCTTTTTACCTCAAGATGTAAAAAATTCTATTATCTTGCAGGTTGAGTCTGTAGGAATTTAG
- a CDS encoding serine/threonine protein kinase translates to MNKQPFFELKPDTVLDAVESLGYLSDGRIMALNSYENRVYQVGIDEKTPLIAKFYRPERWSDEQILEEHQYMYELVEQELSVVAPMKNAHGDSLFSYEDFRFSLFERRGGRAPELDDPEHQFQLGRTIGRIHQVGQSCSFIHRPVVDIQSYGVDSADFISREFIPNSLKIAYDSLTSDLLREIDAAFKRAGDVKLIRVHGDCHAGNILWRDDTPHFVDFDDARMAPAIQDLWMFLTGERQQQQLQIGEVVEGYNEFADFDPRELHLVEALRTLRMMYYAAWIARRWDDPAFPHNFSWFNTERYWGEHLLQLREQFFALQQPVLKLL, encoded by the coding sequence ATGAATAAACAGCCTTTTTTTGAATTAAAGCCCGATACTGTTTTGGACGCAGTCGAGTCTCTTGGTTACCTAAGTGACGGGCGTATTATGGCGCTCAACAGCTATGAAAATCGCGTCTATCAGGTGGGTATTGATGAGAAGACACCACTCATTGCTAAGTTTTACCGCCCCGAGCGTTGGAGTGATGAGCAAATATTAGAAGAACACCAGTATATGTATGAGCTGGTGGAGCAAGAGCTCTCTGTTGTTGCTCCGATGAAAAATGCCCATGGCGATAGTTTGTTTAGTTATGAAGATTTTCGTTTTTCTCTATTTGAACGCCGCGGTGGGCGCGCTCCAGAATTAGATGATCCTGAACACCAGTTCCAGTTGGGTCGAACTATTGGCCGGATACATCAGGTAGGTCAGTCTTGCTCTTTTATCCACAGGCCTGTGGTGGATATTCAAAGTTATGGCGTCGACAGTGCCGATTTCATTAGTCGCGAATTTATCCCCAACTCGTTAAAAATTGCTTATGACAGCCTTACATCGGATCTTTTACGTGAAATTGATGCCGCTTTTAAACGTGCCGGAGATGTAAAGCTGATACGCGTACATGGTGACTGCCATGCGGGGAACATTCTATGGCGTGATGACACGCCACACTTTGTGGACTTTGACGATGCGCGTATGGCACCGGCTATACAAGACCTGTGGATGTTTTTAACCGGCGAACGGCAGCAGCAGCAGTTACAAATCGGCGAAGTCGTAGAAGGCTACAATGAGTTTGCTGACTTTGATCCTCGCGAATTACATTTGGTTGAAGCGCTACGAACGCTACGGATGATGTACTACGCTGCATGGATCGCTAGACGTTGGGATGACCCTGCTTTTCCGCATAACTTCTCTTGGTTTAATACAGAGCGTTATTGGGGTGAGCATCTATTACAGCTACGAGAGCAGTTCTTTGCATTGCAGCAACCTGTGCTGAAACTATTGTGA
- the yghU gene encoding glutathione-dependent disulfide-bond oxidoreductase — MSDSSNYTPPYVPPKVWTMEAPSGGEFANINRPVAGATHTKELPVGKHPLQLYSLATPNGMKATIMLEELLALGYSDAEYDAWLIRITEGDQFSSGFVEVNPNSKIPALVDNSTEKATYVFESGSILFYLAEKFDAMLPKAVADRTEVMNWLFWQMGSAPYLGGGFGHFYAYAPEKFEYPIDRFTMETKRQLDVLDRALAERPYIAGNEYSIADIAIWPWYGGLVLGHLYDAGEFLSVHEYTHVQRWANEIAKRPAVIRGRKVNRTWGEDDDQLPERHASADLD, encoded by the coding sequence ATGAGTGATTCTTCAAACTATACGCCACCCTATGTACCACCCAAGGTCTGGACTATGGAAGCACCCAGTGGTGGGGAGTTCGCTAACATCAACCGTCCGGTTGCAGGTGCAACTCATACTAAGGAGCTGCCTGTGGGTAAGCATCCTCTACAGCTATACTCTCTTGCGACGCCTAATGGTATGAAGGCAACCATTATGCTGGAAGAGCTTTTAGCACTGGGATATAGCGATGCAGAGTACGATGCTTGGTTGATCCGTATTACGGAGGGAGATCAGTTCTCAAGTGGTTTTGTTGAGGTTAATCCTAATTCTAAAATTCCTGCGCTTGTGGATAACAGTACCGAAAAGGCAACGTACGTATTTGAGTCGGGTTCTATTTTGTTTTATCTCGCTGAAAAGTTTGATGCGATGCTGCCTAAGGCGGTAGCCGACAGGACGGAAGTGATGAACTGGCTATTTTGGCAGATGGGCTCTGCGCCCTATCTTGGCGGTGGCTTCGGGCATTTTTATGCCTATGCTCCCGAGAAGTTTGAGTATCCTATTGATCGTTTTACCATGGAAACTAAGCGTCAATTAGACGTGCTTGACCGCGCATTGGCTGAGCGCCCGTATATTGCAGGAAACGAATACAGCATTGCTGATATCGCTATCTGGCCTTGGTATGGGGGATTAGTGCTGGGGCATCTGTATGACGCTGGGGAGTTTCTATCAGTGCATGAATATACACATGTGCAGCGCTGGGCGAATGAAATTGCTAAGCGCCCTGCTGTTATTCGTGGTCGCAAGGTCAACCGTACCTGGGGTGAAGACGATGATCAGCTGCCAGAACGTCATGCCAGTGCTGATCTAGATTAG